The nucleotide window TTCACGTAGGGCGCATCCAGCACCTGGCCCATGCTGACCAGGGGAGCCGTCGGGACCTGACCGGTGAGGCGGGTGGCCAGGGCACGGGCCTCGGCTTCACTGACGACGTTGAGATGCTTGAGCCAGTGCAGGCGCTGCAGCTGGGGCTCGATAATGCCCAGAGGATTGACGGCCGCGTAGTGCTCCTTGAGGTAGGCCTTGGTGCGCTGGTCGAGGGCGTGGGCAAAGTGGTCGAGGGCGTGGCGCTGACCGGGCCGGTCGAGCAAGTTGATGGTGGCCCGGGCTGTGCCCAGGGTGAAGTGCTTCCACCAGTTATTCCGCCCGTAAAGGTACCCTCCAATCAGCAGCAAACCGGCTCCGAAAGCGGCGGCCCATTCTACATTGGTGAGGCCGCCCGGGCGCTTGGCCGCGTGCTGCAACACCGACGAGGTCACCCAGAACAGGGCAAAGGGCAGCCATTTCAGCTGGGGCGTCGTGCTGGTGCGCTCCACCCGCACGGGCAGCACTTCCTCGTAGGGCATCTCAAATTCCAGAATGGTGCGGCCTTGGCCGTTGCGCTCACACACGTACAAGCCGTGGGGTCGCAGAGCCAGCTGCATGGTGCGCGTAAGCTGACGTTGTTCGAAAAACATAGGTTGAACTACCAGCCGTAGCCGGATTAAAGAAACGCAAAGGGCGAAGGCGAGAAACAGAGAACGAAAATAGCGAGCATAACCCAGCCTAACACCTTGCGGCCCAAACTTAAAGCCCGCTCATCGGGTGCCGGAGGGTGAAAAATGCCCGTGAAGCGGCCCAGCAACAGACCAAATACCAGCCAGCCCGGGTTGCCCTCAATGCCCGGCACCGCCAGCGTGAGGGCCAGCTGCCCGGCCAGCACACTTAGCAGCAGCAGCACCGTGCGCCGCACCGTAGGCACGGTGCTGCGAAATACCAGGTAGAGGTACAGCAGGTAGGGCACCCCGCCGTAAAGCCAGAAGTCGACGCTGCGGTTGAAGCTGAAAATGCCCAGCCCGGCGTAGAAGATAAAGCCCACGAAGAAAACCACCGACAGCCGGTTGAACCGCCGGAAGCCCAGCAGTCCGTACAGAATATGCCCGCCGTCGAGCTGACCGATGGGCAGCAGGTTGAGAGCAGTGAAAAACAAGGCCAGAGAACCGGCCAGCAGTACCGGGTACTGGGGCAGGTCGACGAGGGCCGGCAGGCGGGTCGGGTCGGCAAACCAAGACTCCAGCAGCCGGTAGAGCAAGGGCCGGCTCAGGGTAATACCGTACTCCAAACCGCTGTGTTCGAGGAGTTGCTCGGACACCGGCGGAGGGAGCGCCGGCAGGTGAGTAAAGCCGTAAATTAGCACGGGCACTGCCACCAGAAAGCCCGCCAGCGGCCCGGCCAGCCCGATATCGAAAAATTCCTTGCGGGAGAATATCCGGTCCTTAATGCGGATGACGGCGCCAAACGTGCCAATGGTGCTGAAGGCACCGGTAAAAAACGGAATATAGTAGGGCAGGGAGGCCCGCACCCGGTAGTAGCGGGCCGTGAAGTAGTGGCCAAACTCGTGCACGGTCAGCACGCCCAGAAACGGCACTGAAAACCAGAGTCCGCGCAGCACTTGCTGCTGGCTGAGCCACCCGCTCAGCCGGAAAGCAGCCCGCGGGTCATCAATGGAGAACTGGGTGAAGAAGTAAGTATTGGTCATCCACTCGGCCCCAGCCAGCGTGGTAGTAAGCAGCGTGAGCAGAAACAGCAACAGGTGCCATGAGTAAACGCGCCAGCGCGGAGGCTCAGGCCGCTCGTAGCGGTCAAACTCCGGTTCGGACGCCGGCAGCGACTCGGGAGCGGGTGCGTCAGGCAGAGGCAGGGAAGGCACGGATGGCAGCGGGAAGGGCGTCGGTGAGGGTGAGGGGAGGAGCTAAAAACAGCGTGGGCAGCCCCAGGCGCTGGGCCGTTTCGATATGCTGAAAACTGTCCTCGATGAAAAGAGTTTCGGCCGCCTTCCAGTTCATTTCCCGCAGCGCATGCTCAAATATCTCGGGGCCGGGCTTGCGCAAGCCCACCTGCTGGGAGTAAAATACCCGGTCGAGGCAATCGGCAATGCCGTGGGCAAAGCCGTACTGCGTTTGAAGCCGCCGATTGATTTCCTCGATGTGAATCTGGTTGGTATTGCTGAGCAACGCCATCTGGTGGCCCTGGGCGCGCAGCTCGGCAATAAAAGCCAGACGCTCGGCTGGCACGTCGAGCAGCATGGCGTTCCAGGCCTCGTCAAGCTGCTCGTCGGTGCCCTCTAGGTCGTAGTGGTGGCGCAGCCCGGCCCGAAACTCCTGCGGCGTCAGGCGCCCGGTTTCCATCCGGTCAAACAATTCCGACTGGCTTTGCTGATTAAACTCAATGGTGCTGCTGGCCCGGCTTAGCCTGCGCATGGCGTCCACCGTAAGCTGGTAGTTGATATTGATGATAACTCCGCCGAAATCAAAAAGCAGATTTGGTTTTTTTCCTGACATACAGATGCTGCGTGAGCAAGACCAGCGCCGGCAAAAGCTGCCGCCCGCGACCTTACCAGATTTAAGAATTGGAAATACGGCTGCAAACTTCGAAGTTTGCAGTGCCGAAACCAACTCCGGGAGGTTTTAGCCGGGCCTATAGCTCAATCGGTTAGAGCAGCTGACTCATAATCAGCAGGTCACTGGTTCGATTCCAGTTGGGCCCACGAACATTATGCAAAAGCCTCCCTGTAGTACATAGGGAGGCTTTTTTGGTTTATTTAATAAACCATAAGTGAAACGGAGGAAAAGAGCTGACTCTTTCATGCCCTGGAAACCGTGTCCGCCATGCAGCGCAAGAGGCACTGGGCTCTGAGGGCACGAGCAAGCTTAATGCTGAGCTAACGGATGAGGCCTGGTCGAACGAGTGCGCGCGGGAAATGAACTTTGGCCATAACCACGCGAGCCAAGCAGAGCTGAGCAGATGACCGTTTCGTACGGATGGCCCCTGCAGCAGGTCAAAAGGGTGTGGTGGGAAAGCCATCAATAAGAAGGTGGCCGAGAACAAGTCATCGGGCGATGTTTCCCTCAAGAAAGTGCCGTACTGCTTTTTGCCTGGCATTCTACTAGTACGAAATGCACTTCACTGGAAAGTTTAGCGGCCGTAGCTTTGTAGGGCGCAAGCGTTGCTGGTGGTAGCCGGCTTTTCTATTTTCATCCTTACCTATGAAGCAATTCCTACTCCTGTTGGGGCTGATGGCCCTGTTGCGCTCGGCTGCCGGGCAAGCCTTCGTACCAGTGCCGGCCCAAGGAAGCCACCCCATTCTTTGTCCTGTTGGCCTGCCGGCACATACGCGGGTGGTTGCCCCTGCCAACTTTCGGCCTGGCTCTGCCCAGCGCCCGATGGCTGCCAACTTCGTAGTGACATATTCGTCCAACTTCCCCGCCGCCGCCCGCGCGGCCTTCGACTACGCCACGGGCATCTGGGCGGCACAAATCAACTCGCCGGTGCCCATTCGGGTGCAGGCCTCCTGGCAAAGCCTGGGTCCCGGACCGCTGGGCGGCTCGTATCCCACCACCAAGTTCATGGCCGTCAACGGCGGGCACCGGCGCAACGTGCTGTACCCGGCGCCCCTGGCCGAAAAGCTGGCTGGCCGCGAGCTAAATCCGACCACTGACCCAGACATCCTGCTGGCTTTTAATAGCAACCAAACGTGGTATTTTGGTACCGATGCCAATCCCGGAGACACGCAGCTGGACTTCGTCTCGGTGGTGCTGCACGAACTTGGTCACGGCCTAGGCTTCGACGCGCAATTCAAGGCTTTCCCCGAATTTCCCGCCACGCCCCAGGGCATCCCACTTACCCTCTTCACCACTCATCTTGAAAACCAGGCCGGGCAGCAGTTGGCCAACCCGGCCCTATTTGCCAACCCTTCGGCTGCGCTGACGGCCCAGCTGATTAGTGGGCAGCTGTACTTCAATAGCCCGCTGGCAGCGGCCGCCAACGGCGGGCAGCTGCCGCGCATTTATGCTCCCAGTACCTTTGCCGACGGCTCCAGCCTCAGTCACTTCGATGAAAACGCCTACCCCGCCGGCAACGCCAACTCGCTGATGACCCCATTTCGCGGCGCCGGCGAGGCCGTACATAATCCAGGCCCGCTGATGCTGAATATGCTGTACGAAATGGGCTGGGCGGGCACCGCCATTCGTCACCGGCCGCTCCGCAGCACCGAAACGGCGCAGAACTTCCCCGTCACGGCTACCATCGTGAGCGACGGCACGCTCACGCCCGGGTCGTTGCAGCTGAACTACCAGGTTGACAACGCCGCTCCGGTATCATTGCCGCTGACGGCTACAGGCTCGGCCAACGAATACACGGCCACGATTCCCAACCCGGGGGGCGGCAAAACGGTGCGCTACTACCTAGCCGCCGCCGACAACCAAACCAGCCGCCTGTACACCGCCCCAGCCGCTTCCTTGCCGGGGGCAGTGCAGCCCTGGTACGAGTTCTTCGTGGGCCCCGATGTGGTGCCGCCCCTTATTCAGCACCAGCCGCTCACCCAACTTTTCACCGAGCAGCTGCCCCTGACCCTTACAGCGCAGGTGGTGGACAGCGTGGGCATGGGCACCGTCGCGCTGGAGTACAGCATCAATGGCATAGCCCGGCCGGCCCTGACGCTGGCACAGCAAGGCAGCAGTTCGGTGTATACGGCTACGCTAGGCACTGCTGCCGGTCCCCTCGAGCCAGGCGACGTGCTAACCTACCGTCTCGTAGCACGCGACGGGGCCAGCACGCCCAACCAAGCCACGGCCCCGGCCAGCGGCGTGTACACCGTGAACATCGTCGGCTACAAAACCCCGCAGGTCAGCTACGCCAACGATTTTGACACGCCCACGCCACTCGACTTCACCGGTAATGGTTTCACGGTAACCCAGCCGGCGGGCTTCGCCAATTCCGCCCTGCACAGCACTCATCCGTACGGAAACAACGCCAGTTTCACCTACCTGCTGCTGCAGCCCATCGTCGTGCGCGCCACGGCCGCCACGCTCAGCTTCGACCACATTGCCTTCGTCGGGCCCGACATTCCGAACTCGATTAGCTTCAGCGACGACATGGTGCGCGTGGAAGGCAGCAAGGACGACGGAACCACCTGGAGGTCTTTGGGTTTTTACCAGTCTAGTGCGGTTAATGCCTGGGCGACGCTTTACAATCCGCGCGACGCGAGCAACAACTCCACCGGGGTGCCTACCGAAAGTCTGTACCGCCGGGCTACCATTAACCTCCGGCAGACTTACGCCACCGGCGACGTGGTGCGGCTGCGCTTCACGCTTTCCTCCAATGCCAGCATTCACGGCTGGGGATGGGCCATCGACAACCTCGTCATTCAGCCCATCACGGCCAGCGCCGTTGCCGGCCGCCGCGGGCAGGTAGCTGCCGCTTACCCGAATCCTACCAGCGGCAGCTTTACGCTGGCCCTGCCCACGGGCTTTGTCAGCGGCAGCCGCCGGGCCGAGCTGCTGGTGCGAAATGTGCTGGGCCAGCAGGTACGCCGCCAGCAGGTGGTGCTGGCGGCGGATCAATCGATGCTGCTCGTCGCGCTCAGGACGGTACCGGCCGGCCTCTATCAGGTAAGCCTGCGCACGGCAGAGGGCACGACGCTCACCAGCAAGGTGCAGGTGCAGCCCTGAATAAACAAGTAGTAGAACTGGTCGTAGGGGTATCCTGTAACAGCCGCTGCATCATTGCAGCGGCTGTTTTTGCAAAGGCGGCGCCTATGGCTACCTCAGAAATGAGCCACGCCCCGATAAATCTGTCCAGCGAAAAGCGGATGCTTATGCAGCCTCGTCGCCTTTGTATGTATTTCTGCCCTAGTGTATTCGCCTGGTTACTGCCTTCTCCGCTAAAAGCCTGGCACTCGGCAGATTTGCACCTTCGTAAATGGGGATTTAAAACCGTTAAGTCCCGGCCGGATATTCCTTCACTTAATTACTGAGGTAAACAGAAAACACAGTGCCTACCCCAGGCTGGCTGCGGACGGTAATACTGCCCCCAACGTTGTCGACAATGCGCTTAACCATGTACAGGCCGATGCCGGAACCTTCCACGTCGTGGTGCAGGCGCTGAAACAGGCCAAATAACTTAGTTTGTTGAGTTGCATCCAGTCCCAAGCCGTTGTCTTGCACTTCCAGCAATACTTTATCGGCCACCCGGAAACAGCGCAGCGCTATAACCGGGCGCCGGGCAGGGTCCCGGTACTTTACGGCGTTGCTGAGCAGATTGTAGAGGATGCTGCGCAGATGTTTGGGTGCAAACGAGATGGCCAGCCCTGTTGTTATAGCCACGGATAGCAAGGCATCGGCAGCTGCCAGGCGAGGCGCCAGATCCAAGCGGATGGACTCAACCAGGGCCGCCACATCAACTGCCTCAGGGGGCTGCAGCTGGGCCTGCTGCAACTGGGCCAGGTCGGTGAGCTGCGCGATGGTCAGCTGGAAGCGGGCTACGGCCTCGTGAATCATCGTCAGCAGTGAGGACACGAGCGGGACCTGGAAGGATGACGCCGGCAGCTCTTCCTGCAGGGCCTCAATCAGGCCTTCGAGGTTGGTGATGGGCTCCCGCAAATCGTGCGAGGCCGTGTAAATGAAGTTGTCCAGGTCCACATTGATGCGGGTGAGCTGCTGGTTGCTCTCGCCCAGTTCCTCATTGGTGGCCTGCAGCTCCTCGTTGATGGCGGCCAGCTCCTGGTTGAGGTCCTGCACCTGCCGGCGGGCCAGCACCTGCTCCGTTACGTCCGTGGCCACGCACACAATGCCCATCACGTGGTCGTCGGCCGTGAGCAGGGGCTGGTACACGAAGTTGAAG belongs to Hymenobacter cellulosilyticus and includes:
- a CDS encoding zinc-dependent metalloprotease; translation: MAANFVVTYSSNFPAAARAAFDYATGIWAAQINSPVPIRVQASWQSLGPGPLGGSYPTTKFMAVNGGHRRNVLYPAPLAEKLAGRELNPTTDPDILLAFNSNQTWYFGTDANPGDTQLDFVSVVLHELGHGLGFDAQFKAFPEFPATPQGIPLTLFTTHLENQAGQQLANPALFANPSAALTAQLISGQLYFNSPLAAAANGGQLPRIYAPSTFADGSSLSHFDENAYPAGNANSLMTPFRGAGEAVHNPGPLMLNMLYEMGWAGTAIRHRPLRSTETAQNFPVTATIVSDGTLTPGSLQLNYQVDNAAPVSLPLTATGSANEYTATIPNPGGGKTVRYYLAAADNQTSRLYTAPAASLPGAVQPWYEFFVGPDVVPPLIQHQPLTQLFTEQLPLTLTAQVVDSVGMGTVALEYSINGIARPALTLAQQGSSSVYTATLGTAAGPLEPGDVLTYRLVARDGASTPNQATAPASGVYTVNIVGYKTPQVSYANDFDTPTPLDFTGNGFTVTQPAGFANSALHSTHPYGNNASFTYLLLQPIVVRATAATLSFDHIAFVGPDIPNSISFSDDMVRVEGSKDDGTTWRSLGFYQSSAVNAWATLYNPRDASNNSTGVPTESLYRRATINLRQTYATGDVVRLRFTLSSNASIHGWGWAIDNLVIQPITASAVAGRRGQVAAAYPNPTSGSFTLALPTGFVSGSRRAELLVRNVLGQQVRRQQVVLAADQSMLLVALRTVPAGLYQVSLRTAEGTTLTSKVQVQP
- a CDS encoding site-2 protease family protein, with product MPSLPLPDAPAPESLPASEPEFDRYERPEPPRWRVYSWHLLLFLLTLLTTTLAGAEWMTNTYFFTQFSIDDPRAAFRLSGWLSQQQVLRGLWFSVPFLGVLTVHEFGHYFTARYYRVRASLPYYIPFFTGAFSTIGTFGAVIRIKDRIFSRKEFFDIGLAGPLAGFLVAVPVLIYGFTHLPALPPPVSEQLLEHSGLEYGITLSRPLLYRLLESWFADPTRLPALVDLPQYPVLLAGSLALFFTALNLLPIGQLDGGHILYGLLGFRRFNRLSVVFFVGFIFYAGLGIFSFNRSVDFWLYGGVPYLLYLYLVFRSTVPTVRRTVLLLLSVLAGQLALTLAVPGIEGNPGWLVFGLLLGRFTGIFHPPAPDERALSLGRKVLGWVMLAIFVLCFSPSPFAFL
- a CDS encoding HAD family hydrolase, encoding MSGKKPNLLFDFGGVIININYQLTVDAMRRLSRASSTIEFNQQSQSELFDRMETGRLTPQEFRAGLRHHYDLEGTDEQLDEAWNAMLLDVPAERLAFIAELRAQGHQMALLSNTNQIHIEEINRRLQTQYGFAHGIADCLDRVFYSQQVGLRKPGPEIFEHALREMNWKAAETLFIEDSFQHIETAQRLGLPTLFLAPPLTLTDALPAAIRAFPASA